A genomic stretch from Pochonia chlamydosporia 170 chromosome 4, whole genome shotgun sequence includes:
- a CDS encoding hydrophobic surface binding protein A domain-containing protein, protein MKFSNAVVLAAATGTYAQISVINSVLSSVSSGIEALDTAAKGFNGDVDAVKSKADALVSAIKAGKTKVDGSKDLTLTDALGLTDPVQALTKKGQTLADDFKAKRSDVEKAGACGTVREELGDINTNSQALIKSVVSKVPKDAQSIAQQLADGLTKVLNQAQDDFSESNCKNSGGSSGTKTGGASQTSAAPTGSQTAPGTTLAPTTTAAPTGGNGTTTTPPPVTAGASFLAPAGALVMAVVAALL, encoded by the coding sequence ATGAAGTTCTCCAACGCCGttgtccttgccgccgccactgGCACCTACGCCCAGATCTCTGTTATCAACAGCGTCCTCTCCAGCGTCTCCAGCGGCATTGAGGCTCTTgacaccgccgccaagggCTTCAACGGTGACGTCGATgccgtcaagtccaaggcTGACGCCCTTGTCTCCGccatcaaggctggcaagaccaaggttgacgGCTCCAAGGACCTCACCCTCACCGATGCTCTTGGCCTGACCGATCCCGTCCAggccttgaccaagaagggtCAGACCCTTGCTGACGACTTCAAGGCCAAGCGCTctgatgttgagaaggctgGTGCTTGCGGCACCGTCCGTGAGGAGCTCGGtgacatcaacaccaactcccaGGCTCTCATCAAGTCTGTTGTTTCCAAGGTCCCCAAGGATGCTCAGAGCATTGCTCAGCAGCTCGCCGACGGCCTGACCAAGGTCCTCAACCAGGCTCAGGATGACTTCTCCGAGTCCAACTGCAAGAACTCTGGCGGTTCTTCTGGCACCAAGACTGGTGGTGCTTCCCAGACCTCTGCTGCTCCCACCGGCAGCCAGACTGCCCCCGGAACCACCTTGGCTCCCACCACCACTGCTGCCCCTACTGGCGGCAATGgtaccaccaccacccccCCTCCCGTCACCGCTGGTGCCTCTTTCCTGGCTCCCGCTGGTGCCCTCGTCATGGCTGTTGTCGCCGCTCTTCTGTAA